A genomic segment from Nicotiana tabacum cultivar K326 chromosome 7, ASM71507v2, whole genome shotgun sequence encodes:
- the LOC107769846 gene encoding uncharacterized protein LOC107769846 produces the protein MAGGLCPMLQLLGTCWILLCLNFLGCNGKLVEEEKRALLELRDSLNYPNGSALINEWVGEDYCAWAGIFCGSDPNNDSRVLDIFLTNKRQLGLGIWNPDANLLTRFTHLQSLYVSGNAIGNWIMPEALCKLHNLKELDLSFNPLNGDALPHFQVCSLTSLEQLYLSGVYPSSSLPLLRVCGLKNIRRLDLSNNNLMDDSMPHCLFNDLPYLESLDLSRNNLKNSNHILSALCRLRNLKRLDLSYNFLDDGSVPSCLFEKHSLLESLDISHNNIRGSPGFFSGICKLRNLQVLNLQDNLIQGGLDPCFGGMSSLVSLDLSFNYFEGSVSSSICSNLTSLETLLLSDNRFDGLLLFSTFANLSNLESIDLSFNEFIVDTETPSWVPSFQLVSLNLRNTRLNQKYGHVIPTFLSKQHKLKSLSLSYNALQGNVPSWLLYNNTLLMLSLRGNHLYGGIPASFQFQASNLLMLDVSDNCLGRTLPTNLLELFPDLRYLNLSNNALEGILPSSFDHLSKLEVLDLSDNFLWGKLPPTLRQNNTSLAHLVISNNNFHGEVMPQFSNMSNLAYLHLQNDGFIGVLPDAMFNLPVLKVMDISGNYLSGNIPDYFPRFPHLAILLLARNRFHGTIPLSLCQMQKLHILDMSANLLSGVLPSCLVNIAAWIKESEVILHSFMWLSPSYTNYRVKVPLTTKGNTLSYEGIPLSQMTTLDLSMNRFTGEIPSQLGELAALHSLNLSHNILSSHIPESFRNLMKLESLDLSYNQLVGKIPPRLAQLDSLSTLNLAFNHLSGRIPFGNKFVTFAASSYRGNKKLCGLPLENDCVLPRPPQQHEEEEEEDKEGIGESDFFFFSCIAVAYVVGFWSVIAPLLLSRNWRRTYYAKVDTCIELCKEKLHLF, from the exons ATGGCTGGGGGGTTGTGTCCTATGCTTCAGCTTCTAGGGACATGCTGGATACTGCTGTGCTTGAATTTCTTGGGTTGCAATGGAAAATTAGTGGAAGAGGAAAAAAGGGCACTTTTAGAGCTGAGGGATTCCCTTAACTATCCCAATGGCTCTGCTTTAATTAATGAATGGGTTGGAGAAGACTATTGTGCATGGGCTGGTATTTTTTGTGGCAGTGATCCGAACAATGATTCGCGTGTTCTTGATATTTTTCTTACCAATAAAAGACAACTTGGACTTGGAATATGGAATCCTGATGCAAACTTGTTGACTCGTTTCACGCATCTTCAGTCTCTGTATGTATCTGGCAATGCTATTGGCAACTGGATCATGCCAGA AGCATTATGCAAATTGCACAACCTGAAGGAATTGGATCTAAGTTTCAACCCTTTAAATGGTGATGCTCTGCCTCATTTTCAAGTATGTAGCCTCACATCTCTAGAACAGCTGTACCTTTCAGGGGTTTATCCTAGTTCCTCTTTACCACTTCTCAGAG TGTGTGGACTAAAGAATATCCGGAGATTGGATCTAAGCAACAATAATCTTATGGATGATAGTATGCCACATTGCCTATTCAATGATCTTCCATACCTTGAAAGCCTTGACTTGTCCAGGAATAACCTCAAGAATTCCAATCACATTCTATCAG CTTTATGTAGACTGCGGAATCTCAAAAGGTTGGATTTGAGTTATAATTTTCTGGATGATGGAAGCGTACCATCCTGCCTATTTGAAAAGCACTCGCTGCTCGAAAGTTTAGATATTTCACATAATAATATCAGGGGTTCACCTGGTTTCTTTTCGG GAATCTGTAAACTTAGGAACCTGCAGGTGTTAAATCTCCAGGATAACCTTATCCAAGGTGGACTTGATCCATGCTTTGGTGGAATGAGTTCCTTGGTTTCTTTAgatctttcttttaattattttgaggGGAGTGTTTCTTCTTCCATATGCAGCAACCTGACTTCACTCGAGACCCTCCTTCTTTCAGACAATCGGTTTGATGGACTTCTCCTGTTTTCAACTTTTGCTAACCTCTCCAACCTTGAATCCATTGATCTTTCATTTAACGAGTTCATAGTTGACACTGAAACTCCATCTTGGGTCCCATCTTTTCAACTCGTATCCCTTAACCTACGAAATACTAGACTAAACCAGAAATATGGCCACGTAATTCCAACTTTCCTTTCCAAACAACACAAGTTGAAGTCCCTGTCTTTGTCCTATAATGCCCTTCAAGGAAACGTTCCGTCCTGGTTGTTGTATAACAATACACTTCTTATGTTGTCTTTGAGAGGCAACCATCTGTATGGTGGAATTCCTGCATCTTTTCAGTTTCAAGCATCAAATCTTCTGATGCTTGATGTATCAGATAATTGCTTGGGCCGTACACTTCCCACTAACCTGCTCGAGTTATTTCCAGACTTACGCTATCTTAACCTGTCAAATAACGCCCTCGAAGGCATCCTTCCTTCATCTTTTGACCATCTGTCAAAGTTAGAGGTCCTGGACCTTTCTGACAACTTCCTGTGGGGAAAACTTCCTCCAACTTTAAGGCAGAATAACACTTCATTGGCACATTTAGTTATTTCAAACAACAACTTTCATGGGGAGGTTATGCCCCAATTTTCGAATATGTCAAATCTTGCATATTTACATCTTCAAAATGATGGATTTATTGGAGTCCTCCCTGATGCTATGTTTAACCTTCCTGTTCTGAAGGTCATGGACATTAGTGGGAATTATTTGTCAGGAAATATTCCAGATTATTTTCCTCGGTTTCCACATCTGGCCATACTTCTCTTGGCAAGAAACCGATTTCATGGGACAATTCCATTGTCTTTGTgccagatgcaaaagcttcataTTTTGGACATGTCTGCAAATTTACTCTCTGGGGTTTTACCTTCTTGCCTTGTTAACATAGCTGCGTGGATAAAGGAATCTGAAGTTATACTCCATTCCTTTATGTGGTTATCACCCTCATATACTAACTACAGAGTCAAAGTTCCTTTAACAACCAAGGGCAATACACTCTCTTACGAAGGCATCCCTCTCTCTCAAATGACTACACTTGATCTATCTATGAACCGTTTTACCGGTGAAATTCCATCACAACTGGGAGAACTTGCAGCCCTTCATTCATTGAACCTTTCTCACAACATCCTATCTAGCCATATTCCAGAATCTTTCAGGAACTTAATGAAACTGGAGAGTTTAGATCTTTCTTATAACCAGCTAGTGGGAAAAATCCCTCCTCGGTTGGCTCAACTTGATTCCCTTTCAACTCTAAATTTGGCTTTCAATCATTTATCAGGAAGAATCCCGTTTGGAAACAAATTTGTCACTTTTGCAGCATCTAGTTATAGAGGTAACAAGAAACTCTGTGGACTTCCATTGGAAAATGATTGTGTGCTCCCGAGGCCGCCTCAGCagcatgaagaagaagaagaagaggacaaGGAAGGAATTGGTGAGAgtgacttctttttcttctcatgcATTGCTGTTGCTTATGTTGTGGGATTTTGGAGTGTCATTGCTCCTCTTCTTCTTAGTAGGAATTGGCGCAGGACATATTATGCTAAGGTTGATACTTGTATTGAATTGTGCAAGGAGAAGCTTCATCTTTTCTAA